The following are encoded in a window of Callithrix jacchus isolate 240 chromosome 9, calJac240_pri, whole genome shotgun sequence genomic DNA:
- the NXPH4 gene encoding neurexophilin-4: MRLLPEWFLLLFGPWLLRKAVNAQIPESGRPQYLELRPAAAAAGAPGQQLPEPRSSDGLGAGRAWSWAWPTNHTGALARAGAAGALPAQRAKRKPSIKAARAKKIFGWGDFYFRVHTLKFSLLVTGKIVDHVNGTFSVYFRHNSSSLGNLSVSIVPPSKRVEFGGVWLPGPAPHSLQSTLALEEVLPGLGPPLGMAAAAAGPGLGGSLGGALAGPLGGALGVPGAKESRAFNCHVEYEKTNRARKHRPCLYDPSQVCFTEHTQSQAAWLCAKPFKVICIFVSFLSFDYKLVQKVCPDYNFQSEHPYFG; encoded by the coding sequence GCTGTCAATGCCCAGATACCAGAATCCGGAAGGCCGCAGTACCTGGAGCTGCGCCCCGCTGCGGCGGCAGCAGGTGCTCCGGGCCAGCAGCTGCCAGAGCCGAGGTCTTCCGACGGCCTAGGCGCCGGCCGCGCCTGGAGCTGGGCCTGGCCGACCAACCACACGGGGGCGCTGGCCCGGGCGGGGGCAGCCGGGGCGTTGCCCGCGCAGCGCGCCAAGAGGAAGCCGTCCATCAAGGCGGCTCGCGCCAAAAAGATCTTCGGCTGGGGGGACTTCTACTTTCGGGTGCATACTCTCAAGTTTTCACTTCTGGTGACCGGCAAGATCGTGGACCATGTGAACGGTACCTTCAGTGTGTATTTCCGCCACAACtcgtccagcctgggcaatctcaGTGTCAGCATCGTGCCGCCCTCCAAGCGTGTAGAGTTTGGGGGAGTCTGGCTGCCCGGTCCTGCCCCCCACTCTCTGCAATCTACGCTGGCCCTGGAGGAGGTGCTTCCTGGGCTGGGGCCCCCGCTGGGGATGGCGGCAGCAGCGGCAGGGCCGGGGCTTGGGGGCTCCCTCGGGGGCGCACTGGCGGGGCCGCTTGGGGGCGCGCTGGGAGTGCCAGGGGCCAAAGAGTCGCGCGCTTTCAATTGCCACGTGGAGTATGAGAAGACAAACCGCGCTCGCAAGCACCGCCCGTGCCTGTACGACCCATCGCAGGTGTGCTTCACCGAGCACACGCAGAGCCAGGCCGCCTGGCTCTGTGCCAAGCCCTTCAAAGTCATTTGTATCTTCGTCTCTTTCCTCAGCTTTGACTACAAACTGGTGCAGAAGGTGTGCCCAGACTATAACTTCCAGAGTGAGCACCCCTACTTCGGATAg